In a single window of the Flavobacterium sp. W4I14 genome:
- a CDS encoding iron complex outermembrane receptor protein (product_source=KO:K02014; cath_funfam=2.170.130.10,2.40.170.20,2.60.40.1120; cleavage_site_network=SignalP-noTM; cog=COG1629; ko=KO:K02014; pfam=PF00593,PF07715,PF13715; superfamily=49478,56935; transmembrane_helix_parts=Inside_1_12,TMhelix_13_35,Outside_36_793), with protein MLALPKFRHCMKHQYIKFFVTALIMLSSVTLFAQTGKGTISGKVVDSLGNSIPFANIQVKKQNFKTTSGKTGTFKLTDVPAGNQLVRVSITGYDQFEQVIPVTANDTTQVTFVLKEQHSELNDVIVSASRRPESLSQTPSSVTVLTAKELNTQSAISPNLANILSYSVPGLGFSTNQTGNSGQTLRGRNVLVLIDGIPQSTPLRAGGRDIRSIDPSVIERVEVIKGATAIYGNGAEGGLINYITKKADQGKSFGGYSQAGITGNLKGDSTIGYRFSQQLYGKTGEFDYLVSGMFEKTGVFRDAVGLVISPEYGLGETKSYNGFAKIGYNFTPKQRLQLMYNYFSSRQHSKYLTKDGVYGQSPAIGIYGTRLGEDEGTRFNHNANLQYTNQQIFGKTDLTANLYYQDFYTIYSNSASFFGSGQSAITSTKKGARVNLNTPFNIADRVPMQLNYGLDLMNDKTAQSLTDGRLWVPNMNMVNFAPYLQASATFIDDLTIKGGLRVENINIDVDDFNTLATGANGAGSIAVQGGKLNYNALVFNAGARYSKFKFFNPFISYAQSFSVFELGRVLRAAKSNTLSQLETKPIIVNNYEAGFSSTVGKLNFSAAYYYSTSKLGANLLEVNGTYISQRIPERVYGFEVQADYQVLRDLSIGGNYAQVEGKGDVDDDGNFNGEKDVYLNTTRIPPSKTTVYLKYSGIKNLSLDVNWMRVGNRDRFKTNAAGKYLIGEGPVKAFNLFNVAAVYQVTQPLKLSVGVENLLNKVYYPAISQFYGSNVNYVRGNGRRFNLSLGYAF; from the coding sequence ATGCTAGCTTTGCCGAAATTTAGACATTGCATGAAACACCAATACATAAAATTTTTCGTCACTGCGCTTATTATGTTATCTTCAGTTACTCTCTTTGCGCAAACAGGGAAGGGCACAATTAGTGGAAAAGTGGTCGATTCGTTAGGGAACAGTATACCCTTTGCCAACATACAGGTTAAAAAACAAAATTTTAAAACCACTTCAGGCAAAACCGGTACATTTAAGTTAACGGATGTTCCTGCAGGAAACCAACTGGTCAGGGTTTCGATTACCGGCTACGATCAATTTGAACAGGTGATACCGGTTACTGCAAACGATACAACTCAGGTAACCTTTGTTCTAAAAGAGCAGCATTCTGAACTAAATGATGTGATTGTTTCGGCAAGTAGACGACCTGAATCTTTATCGCAAACACCATCTTCGGTAACGGTGCTTACAGCAAAGGAATTGAATACACAATCTGCTATCAGTCCGAATTTGGCCAACATCCTTTCATACAGCGTACCTGGATTGGGTTTTTCTACCAATCAAACGGGCAACTCTGGTCAGACTTTACGCGGTAGAAATGTTTTGGTATTAATTGATGGTATTCCGCAATCTACTCCATTAAGGGCAGGAGGAAGGGATATCCGCAGTATCGATCCTTCGGTTATCGAGCGTGTTGAAGTGATTAAAGGTGCCACCGCCATTTATGGTAATGGTGCAGAAGGCGGTTTGATTAATTACATTACTAAAAAAGCCGATCAAGGGAAATCATTCGGAGGTTATTCTCAAGCTGGAATTACAGGAAACTTAAAAGGCGATAGCACCATAGGCTACCGTTTTTCGCAACAGCTTTACGGGAAAACAGGTGAGTTCGATTATCTGGTAAGTGGTATGTTCGAAAAAACCGGTGTTTTCCGCGATGCTGTAGGCTTGGTAATTTCGCCTGAGTATGGTTTGGGCGAGACTAAATCTTATAATGGTTTTGCAAAAATAGGTTATAATTTTACTCCAAAACAGCGTTTGCAGTTGATGTATAATTATTTCAGCTCCAGGCAGCATTCTAAATATTTAACAAAAGATGGTGTTTATGGTCAATCGCCGGCTATTGGTATTTATGGAACAAGATTGGGCGAAGATGAAGGAACAAGATTTAACCATAATGCTAATTTACAATACACCAATCAGCAGATTTTCGGTAAAACTGATTTAACAGCCAATTTATATTATCAGGACTTTTATACCATTTATTCAAACTCAGCATCATTTTTCGGGAGTGGCCAGTCTGCTATTACTTCAACAAAAAAGGGTGCAAGGGTAAACCTGAATACTCCTTTTAACATTGCAGATCGGGTACCAATGCAATTGAACTATGGTTTGGATTTAATGAACGATAAAACTGCTCAAAGCTTAACAGATGGCCGTCTGTGGGTACCTAATATGAATATGGTAAATTTTGCACCTTACTTACAGGCTTCTGCAACTTTCATTGACGATTTAACAATAAAAGGAGGCTTAAGGGTAGAAAATATTAACATTGATGTAGACGATTTTAACACCCTGGCTACCGGTGCAAACGGTGCAGGAAGTATAGCAGTACAAGGAGGTAAATTAAATTACAATGCTTTAGTGTTTAATGCTGGTGCACGTTATTCGAAATTCAAGTTTTTTAACCCTTTTATCAGTTATGCACAATCTTTCTCGGTATTCGAGTTGGGTAGGGTGTTAAGGGCCGCAAAAAGCAATACCTTATCGCAGTTAGAAACTAAACCGATCATCGTAAACAATTACGAAGCTGGTTTTAGCAGTACCGTAGGTAAACTGAATTTTAGTGCTGCTTATTATTACAGCACGTCTAAACTGGGTGCCAATCTTTTAGAGGTTAATGGAACTTATATTTCTCAACGTATTCCAGAGCGTGTGTATGGATTTGAAGTCCAGGCAGATTATCAGGTTCTACGCGATTTGAGCATAGGTGGTAATTACGCACAGGTAGAAGGAAAAGGCGATGTAGATGATGATGGCAATTTTAACGGAGAGAAAGATGTATATTTAAACACAACCCGTATCCCACCATCAAAAACCACCGTTTACCTTAAATATTCAGGTATTAAAAATTTAAGTTTAGATGTAAACTGGATGCGTGTAGGAAATCGCGACCGCTTTAAAACTAATGCGGCAGGTAAGTATTTAATTGGCGAAGGTCCGGTAAAAGCCTTCAACTTATTTAATGTTGCAGCTGTATATCAGGTTACACAGCCTTTAAAACTATCGGTAGGTGTAGAGAATTTATTGAATAAAGTTTATTATCCTGCTATTTCTCAGTTTTATGGCAGCAATGTAAATTATGTAAGAGGAAACGGACGCCGATTTAACCTATCACTAGGCTACGCTTTTTAG
- a CDS encoding short-subunit dehydrogenase (product_source=COG0300; cath_funfam=3.40.50.720; cog=COG0300; ko=KO:K07124; pfam=PF00106; superfamily=51735) gives MKYALITGASKGIGKSMAIALAKRKINLLLIARSANELIALQTEIKNQYSVEVDILSIDLSHAQAPKTVHNWITERNYTINILINNAGYGLWGKFEELDLSAQLEMCQLNMIMVASLCHLLLPILSTEKKAYILNVCSTAAYQAVPTLAIYSATKAFVLSFTRALRFELKDGPVSVSCLSPGPVDTGFAHRAGLDAFNKMAEKFNMRPDEVAEIGLKGMFAKKSEIIPGFTNIISVYANRILPKGFIEKMAAGIYKT, from the coding sequence ATGAAGTACGCACTGATAACCGGAGCTAGTAAAGGTATAGGGAAATCTATGGCCATTGCGCTGGCCAAAAGAAAAATCAACTTGTTGCTTATTGCACGTTCAGCTAACGAATTGATTGCATTACAAACGGAGATTAAAAACCAATATAGTGTCGAAGTAGATATCTTGTCAATTGATCTTAGCCATGCTCAAGCCCCAAAAACAGTACACAACTGGATAACAGAAAGGAATTATACAATTAATATCCTGATTAATAATGCAGGTTATGGATTGTGGGGGAAATTTGAAGAACTAGATTTAAGTGCCCAGTTAGAAATGTGTCAATTAAACATGATTATGGTGGCTTCATTGTGCCATTTATTGCTTCCAATCCTTTCAACAGAAAAAAAGGCTTATATACTCAACGTTTGCAGTACTGCAGCCTACCAAGCAGTACCAACCTTGGCCATTTACTCGGCAACCAAGGCTTTTGTTTTATCTTTTACGAGGGCTTTAAGGTTCGAGCTTAAAGATGGTCCAGTTTCGGTAAGCTGCTTGAGCCCAGGCCCTGTAGATACAGGTTTTGCCCACCGAGCAGGTTTAGATGCCTTTAACAAAATGGCCGAAAAGTTTAATATGAGGCCCGATGAGGTAGCTGAAATTGGGCTAAAAGGAATGTTTGCCAAAAAATCTGAAATTATTCCGGGTTTTACCAATATCATCAGTGTATATGCGAATAGGATTTTGCCAAAAGGATTTATAGAAAAAATGGCCGCAGGGATTTACAAGACGTAA